Part of the Salmo trutta chromosome 2, fSalTru1.1, whole genome shotgun sequence genome, TTGGCCCATAGTACGGAGGGTAGTGGTGGCTTACCTACTCGCCGACAAATTCTTACAATGCACCctgccctcctccccctttttctccataTTTCCTTCATGctaatgacagggatttgggcctggtctcgagaaagcagtatatcgtttgCGTCGGACTCAATAAAGCAAAAAatatttgtccagttcgaggtgagtaatctctagttctgatgtccagaagctatttttgttcataagagatggtagcagcaacattatgtacaaaataatttacaaacaaaatagcacagttggttaggagcctgtaaaacggcagccatcccctccggcgccattatgtcaatgatataatgtcattaatctttgtttcatagtgttaCATCttgttattcagtttagtcacatgatttctcaatttgcagtacatttgTCAATTGTTTGTACAGCCAGACCTATTTGCCAGTTTTTtggcctcatccctctcaaccatagatttttcaattcctcatcaattcaCAGGGATTTaatagtttttacagtaattttcttaatgggtgcacatttataaaaaaaactgggataagcaattttaTAAATgagtcaagtgcagcatctggttgctcctcattacacaccacggaccaaaaCTGACATTTGACAGAGCCTCCTGAGtgacgcagcagtctaaggcactgcatcgcagtgttgcggcgtcactacagcctggggttcaattccaggctgtaggGAGGGCTTTACTTCACttattgcgctctagcgacttctTGTGGTGGGCTGGGCAAATGCAGGCTGATTttgaactgtgtttcctccgacacattgctgcagctggcttccgggttaagcgagcaggtgttaagaagcgcggcttggttggtcatgtttcggaggacgcatgactcaaccttcacctctcagCGATGATACAATATCTTAATCATGAAATTGGGCAGAAAGGGGGGgggataaaataataataatgacgtGACATCGTTCTTCCATGATAaatccataatttggtgttttgttgatgatggtggaaaccgctgtctcaggcaccgctcctGAATCTCGCATTAGTTTTAATTGGATTgaaatctggtgactgagactgccatggcatatggtttacattgttttcatgctcattcAGTGACTTGtgtcctgtggatgggggcattgtcttCCTATGGGGGCAAAGCCATGGTAGTAGCCAAAGTAATGGCCTTCCCAGCATTTTTATATGTGACCCTATAGCATGATGGGTTGTTAATTGTTTAATTAACTCAGTAACCACACCTGTATGGAAGGACCTTCATTTACACAAGTGATTCAATTATATTGGCATGTAATGTTTTTGTCAAATGTTCTGTGGAAATTAttaagtagtcattgtgcatggAGTTTTACTTTGTAACCATTTGGTTATTTAACTTTGTaaccattttgtttttgtttgacctacattttaaagtgaaaaatctgagtcccTGTGTCACTTTGTTGCTATGGAATTGAAAGGCCGCCAGAACTGAAAAATGTCTCTGTCTTCTATAGGTCCATGGAGCAGGTACCATGAGGCTGCACTGCAGGatccttcccctcttcctccctatcCTCAAGCCCCTAGCACGTCATAGGCCGCTCTGCTGCCTCCCAGCCAATGGCAGGCCAACCACAGCCCCCAGACTCTTCCCCTCCTACTGTCACCTGACCACTGATGTCCCCTCCTCCCAGCCCCTGGTTGGCCAAGATACAACGGTCAAAGTTATGGGCTACTCCTACCCTCGTGATGACTTCACCAACGTGACCAGCAAGATCCTGGCCAAGGTGGGCTGCAACCTGCACAACCAAGCCCACCATCCTCTCTGGCTCGTCAAAGAGCGAATCAAAGCCCACTTCTACCGTGCCTACATCATGCGCTCTGGCAACCCGCTTTTCTCGGTCCATGACAACCTCAGTCCGGTGGTGACGACGGAGCAGAACTTTGACAGCCTGCTCATCCCGCCCGACCACCCCAGCCGGAAGCGAGGCGACAACTACTACCTCAACCGGAGCACCATGCTGCGAGCTCACACCTCCGCCCACCAGAGGGAACTGGTGTGCTCCGGGCTGGACGCCTTCCTGCTGGCGGGTGACGTGTACCGAAGGGACGAGATTGACGCCAGCCACTACCCCGTGTTCCATCAGATGGAGGGTGTACGCCTCTTCTCCAACCACGAGGTCAGTATAAATGGTTGTGGAGTTAAAGTACTGATATATTCAAACTAAACTCAACACTGCCATGAGAAGCTCCAGTGTTATTGATTAGCTTCTAATCCTAACCACAAGGTCAAGGCCTTCTCTGTAGTGTCACTACAAGGTTAAAGAGTAGGACTCACAAAGTAGGATGAATACAGTGGGCTCTGTACAGTGGGTTACACAGTGGCAAGATCTACTGTTTTATCGATTTAAATATGCTGTGTTGGGTGCTGTAAAGACATTGATAAGTCATCTTAGATTCACATACAGTAACTCACCTTTTTTACCCCCAAGTTGTTTGCCAAGGTGTCGAGTGGAGAGGACCTGTCTCTCTTTGAGAGTGGGGGGCACCGGACCCCTCAGAAGCAGGAGACACACACTCTGGAGGCAGTTAAGCTTGTGGAGTTTGATCTGAAACAGACCCTCGACCGTATGGTCAGACACCTGTTTGGAGAAGGTAAACAACATTCCAAGTTCAAGTTTGTTGATAGGGACATCTTACCTTCCGATGGGTcttgagaaagagagaagaaatgCAATTAAAATTCTCCCATAGTCCTTTAAGGCCAGTGGTCTCTAGAAAGAAAGGACGATTTTTGATACTTTTGGGATCAGTCCCTCGCCTTTTGTCTCAACCTGtcctttcttctcctctatcTACCTTcatattctcctctcttctctgtggCAGAGCTGGAGATCCGCTGGGTGGAGTGTTACTTCCCCTTTACCCATCCCTCCTTCGAGATGGAGGTGCGTTTCCAGGAGGACTGGCTGGAGGTGTTAGGCTGTGGAGTAATGGAGCAGGAGCTGGTGCACTCTGGTAAGCACATCtgttgagagacacacacacacacacacacacacacacgaacgcatgaacacagacacaccctcattCACTCTTCCAAACACACATGCACTTACTGTATACATGAGCACAAACATGCTTTCACAAGAAAATGCACTTTCATAGACATACACACTTGGGCAAATACAAACTTATGCTTGCATACACTTACTCTGTCTCACACatacaaatacagtgcattcggaaagtattcagaccccttccctttttccacattttgttacgtaacagccttattctaaaatggattaaatagttatttttccctcatcaatctacaccaataccccataatgacaagacacgtttttagacatttttgcaaatgtattgaaagtaaaaaacagaaatactttatttacatacagtaccagtcaaaagtttggacacctgctcattccagagtttttctttattttttactattttctacattgtagaataatagtaaagacatcaaaactatgaaataacacatatggaaccatgtattaaccaaaaataagtgttaaacaaatcaaaatatattgtagattcttcaaagtagccctgATGACgttatctcaaccagcttgatgaggtagtcatctggaatgcatttcaattaacaggtctgaacaggtgtgccttgtcaaaagttaatttgtggaatttctgtccttcttaatgcgtttgagccaatcagttgtgttgtgacaaggtggggttggtatacagaagatatccctatttggtaaaagaccaagtctatattatggcaagaacagctcaaataagcaaagagaaacgacagtccatcattacttcaagacatgaaggtcagtcaatccaaaacgtttcaagaactttgaaagtttcttcaagtgcagtcgcaaaaaccatcaagcgctatgatgaaactggctttcatgaggacctccacaggaaaggaagacccagagttacctcagcTGCAAAGGATAAGGTCATTAGAGttacagcctcagaaattgcagcccaaataaatgcctcactgagtccaagtaacagacacatcagctgttcagagtagactgcgtgaatcaggccttcatggtcggatTTCTGCcaagaaaccaatactaaagaacaccaataagaagaagagacttgcttgggccaagaaacatgagcaatggacattagacgggtggaaatctgtcctttggtctgagtccaaatttgagttttttggttccatctttgtgagacgcagagtaggtgaacggatgatctctgcatgtgtagttcccagcgtgaagcatggaggagacgttgtgatgatgtgggggtgctttgctggtgacaccgtctgtgatttatttagaattcaaatcaaatcaaactttatttgtcacatgcgccgaatacaacaagtgtacactgcgtgcacaattattaggcaaattgtattcctcgggattcattttattgttgaacaaacacaatgctctcagtcaatccaaaatgttattgaacctcaaacctgaatgtttaacaaaggaaaagtaagttttgtctttctcagggaaatatatgtgTGCACAATTTTTAGGCAACTATtcgtgtgcagaattattaggcaactgaattacaaaaataatttctctcaactcacttgtttattctcaatttttagactaagtgtaacagataagtaacacaaaatgacaattattatataacatttttggcctttcaaaaatattcagtgaccactatagccacccttattttcaataactgccatgagccttccatccatggagtctgtcagtttcttgatctgttcacgatcaatttccgctgaagcagcaaccacagcctcccaaatgctgttcaaaaaggtctattgtcttccatcactgtaaatctcacatttgagaagggcccacaagttctcaataggatttaagtcaggtgaggaagggggccaggtcattattcaggcatctttgaggcccttgctggctagacaagcagtggagtacttggatgcatgtgatggaacattgtcctgcataaagatcatggccttctagaatgctgaggacatcttcctgtaccactgtttgacgaaagaatcttccagaaactggaagtaggtttgggagttgagtttcagtccatcttcaacccgaaaaggtccaactacctcatcctcaatgatagcagcccataccagtacccctccttcaccttgctggcacctgactcaaagtggtgccctgtatccattactgatccagccacgggcccatccatttggtccatcaagagtcactttcatttcatctgtccataaaacctttgaaaaatctatcttgacgcttcaacttgtgaatcttattcagtggcggtcttgtttcagtcttcttgaccttggccatgtctctgagcacttgacaccttgtacttctgaacactcccggtaggttgcagttctggaatacaatggcactggaggataatgggttcctggtagtttgacgtttaattcttctcaagtcttttgcagttaatttgcgccttttcttccccatgcgtttttgcgccccagttgactattcgcaacaaaaggtttgaatgtccggtggtcacacctcaatagtttagctatttaaagagtgtcgcatccgtctgaaaggcattttacatttttggcttttcagtgtcagttaaatttattttttggcccattttaccttaggtaatgaggctgcctaataattatgcacaccttgatataaggtgttattcactttcgccacaccctccctcattacacaaatacatatcacctgaaaattattaaatccaataagcattccagtttatatggtttggagttcgaaaatgtgaatagaaacaatgataagatcagaatactcacttgcctaataattgtgcacgcagtgtagaccttaccatgaaatgcttacttacaagcccttaaccaacagtgcagttcaagaagtgttaaaatatttaccaaataaactaaagcaaAACAAATTACAAGTAACacaattacataacaataacaaggctatatacagggggtaccgagtcagtgtgcgggggtacaggttcgaggtaatttgtacatgtaggtaggggtgaagtgattaagcatagataataaacagcgagtggcAGCAGTGTACCCCCGcacggtaccgcttgccatgcagtagcagagaaaacagtctatgacttgggtgactggattctctgacaattttatgggctttcctctgacaccaccaatTATATAGGCCCTGGATTGCAGgatcttggccccagtgatgtactaggtgtactaccctctgtagcaccttacggtcagatgccgagcagttgccataccaggctgtgatgcaaccggtcaggatgctctcgatggtgcagctgtagtaaaggttttgtcatgcgctcttcacaactgtcttggtgtgtttggaccataatagatcattggtgatgtggacaccaaggaacttgagtctctcgacccgctccactacacccccgttgatgttaatgggggcctgttcggtccgccttttcctgtagtccacgatcatcttctttgtcttgttCACATTTAGGGAGagcttgttgtcctggcaccacactgacagttctctgacctcctccctataggctgtctcatcgttgtcggtgatctggcctaccactgttgtgtcgtcagcaaacttaatgatggtgttggagtcgtgtttggccacgcagtcgtgggtgaacagagtaCAGGAGGGACTAAGTACATACCCCTGaaaggccccagtgttgaggatcagcgtggcagacgtgttgttgcctacccttaccacctagggccggcccatcaggaagtccgggatccagatgcagagggaggtgtttagtcctcgcgtcctttgcttagtgatgaactttttgggcactatggtgttgaacgctgagctgtagtcaatgaacagcattctcacataggtgttccttttgtctaggtgggaaagggcagtgtgtagtgtgtgtagtgcgattgagattgcgtcatctgtggatctgttggggcggtatgcgaattggagtgggtctagggtatccgggaggatgctgttgatgtgtgccatgaccagcctttcaaagcacttcatggctaccgacatgagtgctatggggcggtaattatttaagcaggttacctccgcttccttgggcacagggactatggtggtctgcttgaaacatgcaggtattacagactcagtcagggagaggttgaaaatgtcagtgaagacacttgacagttggtccgcgcatgctttgagtacacatcctggtaatccatctggccccgcggctttgcaaggcacacttaaccagcatggctaccacagcattctgcagcgatacgccatcccatctggtttgctcttagtaggactatcattagTTTGtaaacagaacaatgaccccaaacacacctcccaggctgtgtaagggctatttcaccaagaaagagagcgatggagtgctgcatcagatgacctggcctccacaatcacccgacctcaacccaattgagatggtttgggatgagttgcatcgcagagtgaaggaaaagcagccaacaagggctcaccatatgtgggaactccttcaagactgttggaaacgcATTCCatttgaagctggttgagagaatgccaagagtgtgcaaagctgtcattaaggcatagggcggctatttgaaga contains:
- the fars2 gene encoding phenylalanine--tRNA ligase, mitochondrial isoform X1, whose amino-acid sequence is MQIFCLHKIIHPSTVVKGGQNDPGQWVTGTVTQLYPLPRFSHPTDCEPKVFRTIHLGEVHGAGTMRLHCRILPLFLPILKPLARHRPLCCLPANGRPTTAPRLFPSYCHLTTDVPSSQPLVGQDTTVKVMGYSYPRDDFTNVTSKILAKVGCNLHNQAHHPLWLVKERIKAHFYRAYIMRSGNPLFSVHDNLSPVVTTEQNFDSLLIPPDHPSRKRGDNYYLNRSTMLRAHTSAHQRELVCSGLDAFLLAGDVYRRDEIDASHYPVFHQMEGVRLFSNHELFAKVSSGEDLSLFESGGHRTPQKQETHTLEAVKLVEFDLKQTLDRMVRHLFGEELEIRWVECYFPFTHPSFEMEVRFQEDWLEVLGCGVMEQELVHSAGASNKIGWAFGLGLERLAMVLYGIPDIRLFWSQDDRFLKQFCLPSINDPVTFQPLSKYPPLINDISFWLPAEGYTENDFYDLVRSIGGDLVEKVTLVDQFTHPKTQKHSHCYRITYRHMERTLTQEEVRVLHASIEHTAEQELGVKGRY
- the fars2 gene encoding phenylalanine--tRNA ligase, mitochondrial isoform X2; this encodes MRLHCRILPLFLPILKPLARHRPLCCLPANGRPTTAPRLFPSYCHLTTDVPSSQPLVGQDTTVKVMGYSYPRDDFTNVTSKILAKVGCNLHNQAHHPLWLVKERIKAHFYRAYIMRSGNPLFSVHDNLSPVVTTEQNFDSLLIPPDHPSRKRGDNYYLNRSTMLRAHTSAHQRELVCSGLDAFLLAGDVYRRDEIDASHYPVFHQMEGVRLFSNHELFAKVSSGEDLSLFESGGHRTPQKQETHTLEAVKLVEFDLKQTLDRMVRHLFGEELEIRWVECYFPFTHPSFEMEVRFQEDWLEVLGCGVMEQELVHSAGASNKIGWAFGLGLERLAMVLYGIPDIRLFWSQDDRFLKQFCLPSINDPVTFQPLSKYPPLINDISFWLPAEGYTENDFYDLVRSIGGDLVEKVTLVDQFTHPKTQKHSHCYRITYRHMERTLTQEEVRVLHASIEHTAEQELGVKGRY